From Rutidosis leptorrhynchoides isolate AG116_Rl617_1_P2 chromosome 3, CSIRO_AGI_Rlap_v1, whole genome shotgun sequence, a single genomic window includes:
- the LOC139896763 gene encoding uncharacterized mitochondrial protein AtMg00810-like — protein sequence MPLGYAGKWEHIQNIPAEKSKVCKLKKSLYGLKQAPRQWFTKLSSALLSFGYVQSKADYSLFTKKYDSQFTDVLCYVDDLLITGSSSVHIQQLKDNLKSFFHMKDLGELSYFLGLEVSKTDQWVFISQKKYTVDILKENGVLNSRPYKLLLDPNAKLQADVGTPMSDPEVYRRLIGQLIYLTVTRPDICYSVQLLSQFIQSPTSVHFQAAKHLLKYLLNAPSQGVLLAKNSSVQLKAYCDSDWASCPMTRRSTTCYCILLGDSPISWKSKKQGVVSRSSAEAEYRAMALTCCEVTWLVSLLKDLGLTDLGPVELHCDNQAALHISANRVFHACYFVRDQIKSGLIKPFYVHIKSQLADVFTKIVTVDQHNKLLGKLGVR from the coding sequence ATGCCACTTGGATATGCTGGAAAATGGGAGCATATACAGAATATTCCAGCAGAAAAGTCAAAAGTTTGTAAACTTAAAAAGTCTTTGTATGGGCTTAAACAAGCTCCTAGACAATGGTTTACAAAGCTTTCATCTGCTTTATTGTCTTTTGGTTATGTTCAATCAAAAGCTGATTATTCCTTATTCACCAAGAAATATGATTCACAATTTACAGATGTTTTGTGTTATGTGGATGATTTATTGATCACTGGAAGCAGTTCAGTTCATATTCAACAGTTAAAGGACAATTTGAAGTCATTTTTTCATATGAAAGACTTAGGTGAGCTTAGCTATTTCTTGGGATTGGAAGTTTCTAAAACAGATCAATGGGTGTTTATCTCTCAGAAAAAGTATACAGTGGATATTTTAAAAGAAAATGGTGTGTTAAATAGTAGACCCTACAAACTGCTATTAGATCCAAATGCCAAGTTGCAGGCTGATGTTGGCACTCCTATGTCTGATCCTGAAGTTTATAGAAGGCTCATTGGTCAGCTCATCTATTTGACTGTCACTAGACCTGATATCTGTTATAGTGTTCAATTGCTAAGTCAGTTTATACAATCACCTACATCTGTTCATTTTCAGGCTGCTAAACATCTTTTGAAGTATTTGTTAAATGCTCCATCTCAAGGTGTTCTTCTTGCAAAGAATTCTTCTGTCCAACTTAAAGCTTATTGTGATTCAGATTGGGCAAGTTGCCCTATGACAAGAAGATCAACTACATGTTACTGTATTCTTTTAGGTGATTCACCTATTTCATGGAAATCAAAGAAACAAGGTGTTGTTTCTAGATCTTCTGCTGAAGCAGAGTATAGAGCAATGGCATTGACTTGTTGTGAGGTTACTTGGCTTGTGTCTCTATTAAAAGATTTGGGATTGACTGATTTAGGTCCAGTTGAGCTACATTGTGATAATCAAGCAGCTCTTCATATTTCTGCTAACCGTGTATTTCATGCTTGTTACTTTGTACGAGATCAGATTAAAAGTGGTTTGATTAAACCTTTTTATGTTCACATAAAGTCTCAATTGGCTGATGTTTTCACTAAAATTGTTACTGTTGATCAACATAATAAGCTTCTTGGCAAGTTAGGAGTTCGTTAA